The Epinephelus lanceolatus isolate andai-2023 chromosome 21, ASM4190304v1, whole genome shotgun sequence genome has a segment encoding these proteins:
- the LOC117247265 gene encoding uncharacterized protein LOC117247265 isoform X2, with protein MEQPPGSFDDLQPQDLSTSSIPTVIDLARKGGECVIDSSSLDALRMVKSPGWYPNSGTGNPRLVFSETSSSDTTLQSGDQIQPDNAFSHTTVTLSYVSRSHVFSNHDSLSQHTSLYGVPPISKLSLHPACDSDTGLGETGYALNQHYLEQVDGPVDLATQTELFQSLSQAHVGPENDRGICLQQEPQELNGGVIFSDEDMDEHVKGEEEHSLSREKSGGLENGQGDSCSSSGICAEFSLETLTPATGEDEERSGSEVLFLMSNKQEPAVVAGSAGARDLCSLNREYVSPLEDPVSPSATSLDDVEDVFILPQASSSPSSDNCKLNEVVLDGFSKEGVIQPGTGISNSTARLDLSDENKQPIHRRKAALEPLIDLTDDICVSDVSENKPQAVVPHMNGDAKALQKTLGEKKLPVRSSRGTRLEAIVMNINSSRYKVSGCICTNKKAIASQSTASDSKLASPKRNDTLSVGKIKNRAKARFSVKTIKQKAVTSVKRGKTNNIKTDSSKDSTSDFEVNHSSRSNGSTSLKSPQVAVHKKSKKETEHISYSTYSPQTSTVKSKRKLSSQSSPQFDVHKKSKEPEHLSHTDPSVEIHMARFPPAPPTSKSPKKSQGKGKATGRKISVTAKTKGAGTPRRRQKKHKRSQSSSMFSPKEPEIKLKYVNYKEEKRDFRLDSFSPFIRMERQQSLSSLCTVINYPEEVRTQHKKGQQQAHLCGFISAVVPSTSCLQVGRASMHGQRQRALVCCLCGQAANAMDLGDLHGPYYPEGYQPSTKTPASMLGLKEDDYSDSDSSSYSIGGRGRKCAIPPTPLRLRPGAQLQQKGLLESHQWTADNAGSPAAKQARSDADSADVEDWYSPPVLPLEPCEYWLHEDCGIWSAGVFLVKGKVYGLEEAVKVAQETMCSACSDSGATLGCFFKGCPNKYHYRCALESDCVLVEENFSMKCKKHKNKTFIVPPGNRWDSR; from the exons ATGGAGCAGCCACCTGGGAGCTTTGATGATCTCCAGCCTCAAGACCTCTCCACCTCCAGCATCCCCACTGTGATTGACCTGGCCAGGAAAGGCGGGGAATGTGTTATCGACAGCTCATCTCTTGACGCCCTGCGGATGGTCAAGAGCCCCGGCTGGTACCCAAACTCAGGGACTGGCAACCCCAGATTAGTTTTCTCAGAGACCAGCTCCTCAGACACCACTCTCCAATCAGGGGATCAAATTCAACCAGACAATGCCTTCTCCCACACTACAGTCACCCTCTCGTACGTGAGCAGGTCTCACGTTTTTTCCAATCATGATTCCCTGTCTCAACATACGTCTCTGTATGGTGTGCCACCAATTAGCAAGTTGTCCCTCCACCCTGCTTGTGATTCAGATACAGGGCTTGGGGAGACTGGCTATGCACTGAACCAGCATTACTTGGAGCAGGTTGATGGGCCTGTGGACCTCGCCACTCAGACAGAACTTTTTCAGTCATTGTCTCAGGCTCATGTGGGACCAGAGAATGATAGAGGAATATGTCTACAGCAGGAGCCTCAGGAGTTAAATGGTGGAGTCATTTTCAGTGACGAGGACATGGATGAGCATGTAAAAGGCGAAGAGGAACATAGCCTTTCTCGGGAGAAGAGTGGGGGTTTAGAGAATGGACAGGGTGATAGCTGTTCAAGTTCAGGAATATGTGCTGAATTCTCACTGGAGACACTCACCCCTGCCACaggggaggatgaggagaggagtGGCTCTGAGGTGCTCTTTCTCATGTCTAACAAACAGGAACCAGCTGTGGTTGCAGGCAGTGCGGGTGCTAGAGACCTGTGTTCACTAAACAGGGAGTACGTCAGTCCTCTGGAGGACCCTGTCTCCCCCTCTGCTACCTCACTGGACGATGTGGAAGATGTGTTCATCCTGCCTCAGGCCTCCAGCTCACCCAGCAGCGACAACTGTAAACTCAATGAGGTTGTGTTGGATGGCTTTAGTAAAGAGGGGGTCATTCAGCCAGGCACTGGCATCAGCAATAGTACAGCAAGGTTAGATTTAAGTGATGAAAATAAGCAGCCTATCCATAGACGGAAGGCAGCATTGGAGCCTTTGATTGACTTGACAGATGATATTTGTGTGTCAGATGTTTCCGAAAACAAACCCCAGGCTGTCGTTCCTCACATGAACGGGGATGCAAAGGCACTGCAGAAAACTTTAGGAGAAAAGAAACTGCCAGTGCGTTCCAGCAGAGGGACACGGTTGGAGGCTATTGTTATGAACATAAATTCAAGCAGGTATAAAGTGTCAGGATGCATATGCACCAATAAGAAAGCAATTGCTTCCCAATCAACAGCTAGTGATTCTAAATTAGCCAGTCCTAAGAGGAATGACACCCTGTCAGtaggaaaaattaaaaacagagcGAAAGCACGTTTTTCagtgaaaacaataaaacaaaaagcagtAACTTCAGTAAAAAGGGGTAAAACTAATAACATTAAGACTGACAGTAGCAAAGACTCTACCTCTGATTTTGAAGTCAATCATTCTAGCAGGTCTAATGGCAGCACATCTCTAAAAAGCCCTCAGGTTGCTGTGCACAAGAAGTCAAAGAAGGAGACAGAGCATATTTCATACTCCACATACTCACCACAGACCAGCACTGTCAAGTCAAAGAGGAAACTCTCTTCACAGTCAAGTCCTCAGTTTGATGTGCACAAAAAGTCAAAGGAGCCAGAGCATCTTTCTCACACTGACCCCTCAGTGGAAATTCATATGGCAAGATTTCCCCCAGCACCACCAACATCAAAATCTCCAAAGAAAAGCCAAGGCAAAGGCAAGGCTACAGGTAGAAAAATATCTGTCACTGCCAAGACGAAGGGGGCGGGCACTCCCAGGAGGAggcaaaagaaacacaaaaggaGCCAGTCTTCCTCCATGTTCTCCCCCAAGGAGCCAGAGATCAAGTTGAAGTATGTCAATTACAAGGAGGAGAAAAGGGACTTTAGATTAGACAGTTTCTCTCCATTTATCCGCATGGAGCGTCAGCAGTCATTGTCATCACTGTGTACTGTAATCAACTACCCCGAGGAGGTAAGGACGCAACACAAGAAGGGCCAGCAGCAGGCTCACCTCTGTGGCTTCATTTCTGCAGTTGTACctagcacttcctgtttgcagGTGGGCCGAGCATCCATGCATGGCCAACGCCAGCGTGCTCTCGTCTGCTGCCTGTGTGGGCAGGCAGCTAATGCCATGGACTTGGGGGACCTTCATGGCCCCTATTACCCTGAAGGGTACCAGCCAAGCACCAAAACACCTGCCAGCATGTTGGGCCTCAAAGAGGACGACTACAGTGACTCAGACTCTTCATCCTACAGTATCggaggcagagggaggaagTGTGCCATTCCACCCACACCACTGCGCCTCAGGCCAGGagctcagctgcagcagaagggCCTCCTGGAGAGTCACCAGTGGACAGCTGACAATGCTGGTAGTCCTGCAGCTAAGCAGGCTCGCTCAGATGCTGATTCTGCTGATGTGGAGGACTGGTACAGCCCCCCTGTGCTGCCTCTAGAGCCCTGTGAATACTGGCTCCACGAAGACTGCGGCATCTGGTCCGCAGGTGTGTTTCTTGTGAAGGGCAAAGTCTACGGACTGGAGGAGGCTGTCAAGGTGGCCCAGGAGACG ATGTGTTCAGCATGCAGTGACTCTGGTGCTACACTGGGCTGCTTCTTCAAAGGCTGTCCAAACAAGTACCACTACAGGTGTGCTCTGGAGTCAG ACTGTGTACTCGTTGAAGAAAACTTTTCCATGAAGTGTAAAAAGCACAAG AACAAGACATTCATAGTCCCTCCAGGGAACCGATGGGATTCCAGGTGA
- the LOC117247265 gene encoding uncharacterized protein LOC117247265 isoform X1, producing MEQPPGSFDDLQPQDLSTSSIPTVIDLARKGGECVIDSSSLDALRMVKSPGWYPNSGTGNPRLVFSETSSSDTTLQSGDQIQPDNAFSHTTVTLSYVSRSHVFSNHDSLSQHTSLYGVPPISKLSLHPACDSDTGLGETGYALNQHYLEQVDGPVDLATQTELFQSLSQAHVGPENDRGICLQQEPQELNGGVIFSDEDMDEHVKGEEEHSLSREKSGGLENGQGDSCSSSGICAEFSLETLTPATGEDEERSGSEVLFLMSNKQEPAVVAGSAGARDLCSLNREYVSPLEDPVSPSATSLDDVEDVFILPQASSSPSSDNCKLNEVVLDGFSKEGVIQPGTGISNSTARLDLSDENKQPIHRRKAALEPLIDLTDDICVSDVSENKPQAVVPHMNGDAKALQKTLGEKKLPVRSSRGTRLEAIVMNINSSRYKVSGCICTNKKAIASQSTASDSKLASPKRNDTLSVGKIKNRAKARFSVKTIKQKAVTSVKRGKTNNIKTDSSKDSTSDFEVNHSSRSNGSTSLKSPQVAVHKKSKKETEHISYSTYSPQTSTVKSKRKLSSQSSPQFDVHKKSKEPEHLSHTDPSVEIHMARFPPAPPTSKSPKKSQGKGKATGRKISVTAKTKGAGTPRRRQKKHKRSQSSSMFSPKEPEIKLKYVNYKEEKRDFRLDSFSPFIRMERQQSLSSLCTVINYPEEVRTQHKKGQQQAHLCGFISAVVPSTSCLQVGRASMHGQRQRALVCCLCGQAANAMDLGDLHGPYYPEGYQPSTKTPASMLGLKEDDYSDSDSSSYSIGGRGRKCAIPPTPLRLRPGAQLQQKGLLESHQWTADNAGSPAAKQARSDADSADVEDWYSPPVLPLEPCEYWLHEDCGIWSAGVFLVKGKVYGLEEAVKVAQETMCSACSDSGATLGCFFKGCPNKYHYRCALESADCVLVEENFSMKCKKHKNKTFIVPPGNRWDSR from the exons ATGGAGCAGCCACCTGGGAGCTTTGATGATCTCCAGCCTCAAGACCTCTCCACCTCCAGCATCCCCACTGTGATTGACCTGGCCAGGAAAGGCGGGGAATGTGTTATCGACAGCTCATCTCTTGACGCCCTGCGGATGGTCAAGAGCCCCGGCTGGTACCCAAACTCAGGGACTGGCAACCCCAGATTAGTTTTCTCAGAGACCAGCTCCTCAGACACCACTCTCCAATCAGGGGATCAAATTCAACCAGACAATGCCTTCTCCCACACTACAGTCACCCTCTCGTACGTGAGCAGGTCTCACGTTTTTTCCAATCATGATTCCCTGTCTCAACATACGTCTCTGTATGGTGTGCCACCAATTAGCAAGTTGTCCCTCCACCCTGCTTGTGATTCAGATACAGGGCTTGGGGAGACTGGCTATGCACTGAACCAGCATTACTTGGAGCAGGTTGATGGGCCTGTGGACCTCGCCACTCAGACAGAACTTTTTCAGTCATTGTCTCAGGCTCATGTGGGACCAGAGAATGATAGAGGAATATGTCTACAGCAGGAGCCTCAGGAGTTAAATGGTGGAGTCATTTTCAGTGACGAGGACATGGATGAGCATGTAAAAGGCGAAGAGGAACATAGCCTTTCTCGGGAGAAGAGTGGGGGTTTAGAGAATGGACAGGGTGATAGCTGTTCAAGTTCAGGAATATGTGCTGAATTCTCACTGGAGACACTCACCCCTGCCACaggggaggatgaggagaggagtGGCTCTGAGGTGCTCTTTCTCATGTCTAACAAACAGGAACCAGCTGTGGTTGCAGGCAGTGCGGGTGCTAGAGACCTGTGTTCACTAAACAGGGAGTACGTCAGTCCTCTGGAGGACCCTGTCTCCCCCTCTGCTACCTCACTGGACGATGTGGAAGATGTGTTCATCCTGCCTCAGGCCTCCAGCTCACCCAGCAGCGACAACTGTAAACTCAATGAGGTTGTGTTGGATGGCTTTAGTAAAGAGGGGGTCATTCAGCCAGGCACTGGCATCAGCAATAGTACAGCAAGGTTAGATTTAAGTGATGAAAATAAGCAGCCTATCCATAGACGGAAGGCAGCATTGGAGCCTTTGATTGACTTGACAGATGATATTTGTGTGTCAGATGTTTCCGAAAACAAACCCCAGGCTGTCGTTCCTCACATGAACGGGGATGCAAAGGCACTGCAGAAAACTTTAGGAGAAAAGAAACTGCCAGTGCGTTCCAGCAGAGGGACACGGTTGGAGGCTATTGTTATGAACATAAATTCAAGCAGGTATAAAGTGTCAGGATGCATATGCACCAATAAGAAAGCAATTGCTTCCCAATCAACAGCTAGTGATTCTAAATTAGCCAGTCCTAAGAGGAATGACACCCTGTCAGtaggaaaaattaaaaacagagcGAAAGCACGTTTTTCagtgaaaacaataaaacaaaaagcagtAACTTCAGTAAAAAGGGGTAAAACTAATAACATTAAGACTGACAGTAGCAAAGACTCTACCTCTGATTTTGAAGTCAATCATTCTAGCAGGTCTAATGGCAGCACATCTCTAAAAAGCCCTCAGGTTGCTGTGCACAAGAAGTCAAAGAAGGAGACAGAGCATATTTCATACTCCACATACTCACCACAGACCAGCACTGTCAAGTCAAAGAGGAAACTCTCTTCACAGTCAAGTCCTCAGTTTGATGTGCACAAAAAGTCAAAGGAGCCAGAGCATCTTTCTCACACTGACCCCTCAGTGGAAATTCATATGGCAAGATTTCCCCCAGCACCACCAACATCAAAATCTCCAAAGAAAAGCCAAGGCAAAGGCAAGGCTACAGGTAGAAAAATATCTGTCACTGCCAAGACGAAGGGGGCGGGCACTCCCAGGAGGAggcaaaagaaacacaaaaggaGCCAGTCTTCCTCCATGTTCTCCCCCAAGGAGCCAGAGATCAAGTTGAAGTATGTCAATTACAAGGAGGAGAAAAGGGACTTTAGATTAGACAGTTTCTCTCCATTTATCCGCATGGAGCGTCAGCAGTCATTGTCATCACTGTGTACTGTAATCAACTACCCCGAGGAGGTAAGGACGCAACACAAGAAGGGCCAGCAGCAGGCTCACCTCTGTGGCTTCATTTCTGCAGTTGTACctagcacttcctgtttgcagGTGGGCCGAGCATCCATGCATGGCCAACGCCAGCGTGCTCTCGTCTGCTGCCTGTGTGGGCAGGCAGCTAATGCCATGGACTTGGGGGACCTTCATGGCCCCTATTACCCTGAAGGGTACCAGCCAAGCACCAAAACACCTGCCAGCATGTTGGGCCTCAAAGAGGACGACTACAGTGACTCAGACTCTTCATCCTACAGTATCggaggcagagggaggaagTGTGCCATTCCACCCACACCACTGCGCCTCAGGCCAGGagctcagctgcagcagaagggCCTCCTGGAGAGTCACCAGTGGACAGCTGACAATGCTGGTAGTCCTGCAGCTAAGCAGGCTCGCTCAGATGCTGATTCTGCTGATGTGGAGGACTGGTACAGCCCCCCTGTGCTGCCTCTAGAGCCCTGTGAATACTGGCTCCACGAAGACTGCGGCATCTGGTCCGCAGGTGTGTTTCTTGTGAAGGGCAAAGTCTACGGACTGGAGGAGGCTGTCAAGGTGGCCCAGGAGACG ATGTGTTCAGCATGCAGTGACTCTGGTGCTACACTGGGCTGCTTCTTCAAAGGCTGTCCAAACAAGTACCACTACAGGTGTGCTCTGGAGTCAG CAGACTGTGTACTCGTTGAAGAAAACTTTTCCATGAAGTGTAAAAAGCACAAG AACAAGACATTCATAGTCCCTCCAGGGAACCGATGGGATTCCAGGTGA